A single genomic interval of Novosphingobium ginsenosidimutans harbors:
- a CDS encoding flagellar protein FlgN codes for MSLNQQLRDNLRQMLAVLQNERHALAALDLDAILGCAQDKRELCGRIDTTGPFSQDFELDEECRGLLDAAKRINEVNRQVRNLLAANVSARLEVLAGSPALYRPAAASYARVGINT; via the coding sequence ATGAGCTTGAACCAGCAACTGCGTGACAACCTGCGGCAGATGCTTGCCGTTCTGCAGAACGAGCGGCATGCGCTTGCCGCACTCGATCTCGATGCGATCCTGGGTTGCGCGCAGGACAAGCGCGAGCTGTGCGGCCGGATCGACACGACCGGGCCCTTTTCGCAGGACTTCGAATTGGACGAGGAATGCCGCGGACTGCTTGATGCGGCCAAGCGAATTAACGAGGTAAACCGCCAGGTTCGCAACCTTCTGGCCGCCAATGTTTCGGCCCGGCTGGAAGTGCTGGCCGGTAGCCCTGCGCTCTATCGCCCGGCCGCCGCCAGTTATGCCCGGGTGGGCATCAATACCTGA
- the ccoN gene encoding cytochrome-c oxidase, cbb3-type subunit I produces the protein MESVVSRSGRWLAALFISVIAMAAAVDWGFAVHMGIFALAALIGLVVSLRTADFKAAAEGLLKVPHDEGRYDDELIRYGMIATVFWGMAGFLVGLVIALQLAFPVLNLGLEWTSFGRLRPLHTSAVIFAFGGSALIATSFYVVQRTCRARLAFPGLARFVFWGYQLFIVLAATGYLLGISQGKEYAEPEWYVDLWLTLVWVAYLAVFVGTIIKRSEPHIYVANWFYLAFILTVAMLHLVNNANVPVSLVGSKSYPLWSGVQGALVQWWYGHNAVGFFLTAGFLAMMYYFVPKQAQRPVYSYRLSILHFWSLIFLYIWAGPHHLHYTALPDWAQTLGMVFSVMLWMPSWGGMINGLMTLNGAWDKVRTDPIIRMMVLALAFYGMSTFEGPMMSVKSVNSLSHYTDWTIGHVHSGALGWNGMITFACVYYLVPRLWGRERLYSLRMVNWHFWLATLGIVFYASSMWVAGITQGLMWREYGADGYLVNSFAETVAALHPMYLLRAFGGGMFLVGAGIMTFNVWQTIAGNLRDEEPLYQPKYDPAADRPLTAVPAE, from the coding sequence ATGGAATCCGTAGTTTCGCGCAGCGGCCGTTGGCTGGCTGCATTGTTTATCTCCGTCATCGCCATGGCGGCCGCAGTCGACTGGGGCTTTGCAGTGCACATGGGCATCTTCGCCCTGGCGGCGCTGATTGGCCTGGTCGTTTCGCTGCGCACGGCCGATTTCAAGGCGGCCGCTGAAGGCCTGCTGAAGGTCCCGCACGATGAGGGCCGGTATGACGACGAGCTGATCCGCTACGGCATGATCGCCACAGTGTTCTGGGGCATGGCCGGGTTCCTGGTCGGCCTGGTCATCGCACTCCAGCTCGCTTTCCCGGTGCTTAACCTGGGTCTGGAATGGACCAGCTTTGGTCGCCTGCGTCCGCTCCACACCTCGGCCGTGATCTTCGCTTTCGGAGGCAGCGCGCTGATCGCCACGTCATTCTACGTGGTCCAGCGCACCTGCCGGGCGAGGTTGGCCTTCCCCGGCCTCGCCCGTTTCGTGTTCTGGGGCTATCAGCTGTTCATTGTCCTGGCGGCGACCGGCTACCTGCTGGGTATCTCCCAGGGCAAGGAATATGCCGAGCCCGAATGGTACGTCGACCTGTGGCTGACGCTCGTCTGGGTGGCCTATCTGGCGGTCTTCGTTGGCACGATCATCAAGCGCAGCGAGCCGCACATCTACGTTGCCAACTGGTTCTACCTCGCGTTCATCCTGACCGTGGCCATGCTCCACCTGGTCAACAACGCAAACGTGCCGGTCAGCCTGGTCGGTTCGAAGAGCTATCCGCTGTGGTCGGGCGTGCAGGGCGCGCTGGTCCAGTGGTGGTACGGCCACAACGCCGTGGGCTTTTTCCTGACCGCCGGCTTCCTGGCGATGATGTACTACTTCGTGCCCAAACAGGCGCAGCGCCCGGTCTACAGCTATCGCCTGTCGATCCTGCACTTCTGGTCGCTGATCTTCCTCTATATCTGGGCGGGTCCGCACCACCTGCACTACACCGCGCTGCCCGACTGGGCGCAGACGCTGGGCATGGTCTTCTCGGTCATGCTGTGGATGCCGAGCTGGGGCGGGATGATCAACGGCCTGATGACGCTGAACGGCGCCTGGGACAAGGTCCGCACCGATCCGATCATCCGCATGATGGTGCTGGCGCTGGCCTTCTACGGCATGAGCACCTTCGAAGGCCCGATGATGAGCGTGAAGAGCGTCAACTCGCTCTCGCACTATACCGACTGGACCATCGGCCACGTCCACTCCGGCGCGCTGGGCTGGAACGGCATGATCACCTTTGCCTGCGTCTATTACCTGGTCCCGCGGCTGTGGGGGCGTGAGCGGCTCTATTCGCTGCGCATGGTGAACTGGCACTTCTGGCTCGCTACTCTGGGGATCGTTTTCTACGCCTCCTCGATGTGGGTGGCGGGGATCACCCAGGGCCTGATGTGGCGCGAATACGGGGCCGATGGCTACCTGGTGAACTCCTTTGCCGAAACGGTCGCCGCGCTTCACCCAATGTACCTGCTGCGCGCCTTCGGCGGGGGCATGTTCCTGGTCGGTGCCGGTATCATGACCTTCAACGTCTGGCAGACCATTGCCGGCAACCTCCGCGACGAGGAGCCGCTTTACCAGCCCAAGTATGATCCCGCCGCGGACCGTCCGCTCACCGCTGTTCCGGCCGAATAA
- a CDS encoding cbb3-type cytochrome c oxidase subunit 3, with product MSTHSTYDMLRHFADSWGLLAMLVTFLVLVLWPFRPSARSANEAAKTMIFKDDDDGQR from the coding sequence GTGAGCACGCACTCCACCTATGACATGCTGCGGCATTTTGCCGACAGCTGGGGACTGCTGGCCATGCTGGTCACCTTCCTCGTGCTCGTGCTCTGGCCGTTCCGGCCGAGCGCCCGCTCCGCCAACGAGGCGGCCAAGACCATGATCTTCAAGGACGACGACGATGGCCAACGCTGA
- the ccoG gene encoding cytochrome c oxidase accessory protein CcoG, with the protein MLSPEPAKVSYYEKRKAVFPKVVSGPFRRFKWLMLVVTLGIYYLTPWLRWDRGPYAPDQAVLVDLANRRFYMFSIEIWPHEFYFVAGLLIMAGIGLFLITSAFGRAWCGYSCPQTIWTDLFQHVDRLIDGDRNAQLKLEAGPWNAAKLFKRGLKWSIYLAISFWTGGAWIMYFADAPTLTVDFWTGQAAPVAYATVAVLTATTFIFGGFMREQVCIYMCPWPRIQTAMLDEKSLIVTYKDWRGEQRGSVKAKERQPDVIGDCVDCNQCVAVCPTGYDIRNGPDIACITCGLCIDACDKVMVQLDRPRGLIDYATLEDCEHERAGGQRRSILKTALHWRTLAYFGVWAAIGAGLLFALGTRTRIDLSVAKDRNPPFMLLSNGEVRNDYTIKLRNMEARPRPMSVTLEGLPGAVMWTDEMGRESASRELQFTVAPDQTKPVRVYVVAPQGTEEEEFTFVLAARDREAGGDRAETRFDAPEEDHDE; encoded by the coding sequence ATGCTCAGCCCTGAGCCTGCCAAGGTATCATACTACGAAAAGCGGAAGGCCGTCTTTCCCAAGGTGGTGAGCGGCCCCTTCCGCCGCTTCAAGTGGCTGATGCTCGTGGTCACGCTGGGGATCTATTACCTCACGCCGTGGCTGCGCTGGGACCGGGGCCCCTATGCCCCGGACCAGGCCGTGCTGGTCGATCTGGCCAACCGCCGCTTCTACATGTTCTCGATCGAGATCTGGCCGCACGAGTTCTATTTCGTCGCCGGCCTGCTGATCATGGCCGGGATCGGGCTGTTCCTGATTACCAGCGCCTTTGGCCGCGCCTGGTGCGGCTATTCGTGCCCGCAGACGATCTGGACCGATCTGTTCCAGCACGTTGATCGCCTGATCGATGGCGATCGCAACGCCCAGCTGAAGCTTGAGGCCGGACCATGGAACGCAGCCAAGCTGTTCAAGCGCGGGCTCAAGTGGTCGATCTATCTGGCGATCAGCTTCTGGACCGGCGGCGCCTGGATCATGTACTTCGCCGACGCGCCCACGCTGACCGTCGATTTCTGGACCGGTCAGGCCGCCCCGGTGGCCTATGCCACAGTCGCCGTGCTGACCGCCACGACCTTCATTTTCGGCGGTTTCATGCGCGAGCAGGTCTGCATCTACATGTGCCCCTGGCCGCGGATCCAGACAGCCATGCTCGATGAAAAGAGCCTGATCGTCACCTACAAGGACTGGCGCGGCGAACAGCGCGGCTCGGTCAAGGCCAAGGAACGCCAGCCAGATGTCATCGGCGACTGCGTCGATTGCAACCAGTGCGTCGCGGTCTGCCCGACCGGCTACGATATTCGCAACGGACCGGACATCGCCTGCATCACCTGCGGCCTGTGCATCGACGCCTGCGACAAAGTGATGGTCCAGTTGGATCGCCCGCGCGGGCTGATCGACTATGCGACGCTGGAAGACTGCGAACATGAGCGGGCCGGCGGCCAGCGCCGCTCGATCCTCAAGACGGCGCTGCACTGGCGGACCCTAGCCTATTTCGGCGTCTGGGCGGCGATCGGCGCAGGCCTGCTTTTCGCGCTCGGCACGCGCACGCGGATTGACCTCAGTGTCGCGAAAGACCGCAACCCGCCCTTCATGCTGCTGTCGAACGGCGAGGTCCGCAACGACTACACGATCAAGCTGCGCAACATGGAAGCGCGCCCGCGGCCGATGTCGGTCACGCTCGAAGGTCTGCCGGGCGCGGTGATGTGGACCGACGAGATGGGCCGCGAAAGCGCCTCGCGCGAACTGCAGTTCACCGTTGCGCCCGACCAGACCAAGCCCGTGCGCGTCTATGTCGTCGCGCCGCAAGGGACTGAGGAAGAGGAATTCACCTTCGTCCTTGCCGCGCGTGATCGCGAGGCTGGCGGTGACCGCGCCGAGACCCGCTTCGATGCTCCGGAAGAGGACCACGACGAATGA
- a CDS encoding flagellar biosynthesis protein FlhA: MIVPVPALLLDMFFVLNIALSVAVLMAAMNAQKPLDFSSFPSVLLFATLLRLSLNVASTRVVLVHGHEGEAAAGHVIEAFGAFLVGGNFAVGLFVFLILVIINMVVITKGAGRVSEVSARFTLDALPGKQMAIDADLAAGILTADEAKARRREVATEADFYGAMDGSSKFVKGDAIAALLILAVNIIAGFCLGMISHGLTAGESAEVYVTLAVGDALVAQVPALLLSIAAAVIVTRVADDRDGEDRDLSGQIGGQLAEPRTWLPVAAILGAIGLIPAMPQTIFLPAAFGALALWRALSKRAATRALPPVPVIETPDPARINLSEVSDQTLVTIELGYGLVHLVDEARGAPLVGRITGVRKQLSQAFGFVVPQFRVRDSLELAPHDYRILLGGVPLGGASVRPEKILAIDVGEVREGHVLGGEETRDPSFGCPARWIDAAQRDLAIAEGFLTVDASTVIATQLNQLLGERPGELLGPDQVRAILDAVKEHNAGLVEAIHPQPLSLAALTRVLRALLEDGIPISHPLPILASLADGVQIAADHDRLVELVRADLGNLIVGRICAPGERLPVLTLDAQLEAAIVQGLSDPATGQPLIEPDLARNIGEHVAALVAERGPSAPPLALIVQPRARRALAGLLKLRAPSCLVISIAELPASQPIEVVAVIGAPATPALPQPEILAA; encoded by the coding sequence ATGATCGTGCCGGTTCCGGCGCTGCTGCTCGACATGTTCTTCGTGCTCAACATCGCGCTGTCGGTGGCGGTGCTGATGGCGGCAATGAATGCTCAGAAGCCGCTCGACTTCTCATCCTTCCCCTCGGTCCTACTGTTCGCGACGCTGCTGCGGCTCTCGCTTAACGTCGCCTCGACCCGCGTGGTGCTGGTCCATGGCCATGAGGGCGAGGCGGCGGCCGGCCATGTTATCGAGGCCTTTGGCGCCTTCCTGGTCGGCGGCAACTTTGCGGTCGGGCTGTTCGTCTTCCTGATCCTGGTAATCATCAATATGGTGGTGATCACCAAGGGCGCGGGCCGCGTCTCCGAAGTTTCGGCGCGGTTCACCCTCGATGCCTTGCCCGGCAAGCAGATGGCGATCGATGCCGACCTCGCTGCCGGGATCCTGACCGCTGATGAAGCCAAGGCTCGCCGCCGTGAAGTGGCGACCGAAGCCGATTTCTACGGGGCAATGGACGGCTCCAGCAAGTTCGTGAAGGGCGATGCGATCGCCGCACTGCTGATCCTGGCGGTCAATATCATCGCCGGCTTCTGCCTGGGCATGATCAGCCACGGCCTGACCGCCGGAGAATCTGCCGAAGTCTATGTCACCCTGGCAGTCGGCGACGCACTTGTCGCGCAGGTCCCGGCGCTGCTGCTGTCGATTGCCGCCGCCGTGATCGTCACGCGCGTGGCCGATGATCGCGACGGCGAAGACCGCGACCTGTCGGGCCAGATCGGCGGCCAGCTGGCCGAACCCCGCACTTGGCTGCCGGTTGCGGCGATTCTGGGGGCGATCGGCTTGATCCCGGCTATGCCGCAGACGATTTTCCTGCCGGCGGCGTTCGGGGCCCTGGCCCTGTGGCGGGCGCTTTCGAAACGCGCTGCGACACGGGCGCTGCCCCCGGTTCCGGTAATCGAGACTCCCGATCCGGCGCGTATCAACCTTAGCGAGGTCTCCGACCAGACGTTGGTCACGATCGAGCTTGGCTATGGCCTGGTCCACCTGGTCGATGAAGCGCGCGGCGCGCCGCTGGTCGGTCGCATCACCGGCGTGCGCAAGCAATTGAGCCAGGCCTTCGGTTTTGTCGTCCCGCAGTTCCGCGTGCGCGACAGCCTTGAGCTCGCCCCGCACGATTATCGCATCCTGCTTGGCGGGGTGCCGCTGGGCGGGGCCTCGGTCCGGCCGGAGAAAATCCTGGCGATCGATGTTGGCGAAGTGCGCGAAGGTCACGTGCTGGGCGGGGAAGAGACGCGTGATCCCAGCTTTGGCTGCCCGGCGCGCTGGATCGATGCTGCCCAGCGGGATCTTGCGATTGCCGAGGGCTTCCTGACGGTCGATGCCTCGACGGTTATCGCCACCCAGCTCAATCAGCTGCTCGGCGAACGGCCCGGTGAACTGCTTGGCCCGGATCAGGTCCGCGCGATCCTCGATGCGGTCAAGGAACACAACGCCGGTCTGGTCGAAGCGATCCATCCGCAGCCGCTGAGCCTGGCCGCGCTCACGCGCGTGCTGCGTGCCTTGCTGGAAGACGGCATCCCGATCAGCCATCCGCTGCCAATTCTCGCCAGCCTGGCCGATGGGGTGCAGATCGCTGCCGACCACGACCGGCTGGTCGAACTGGTCCGCGCCGACCTTGGCAACCTGATTGTCGGCCGGATTTGCGCGCCCGGCGAACGGTTGCCGGTGCTGACCCTGGATGCCCAGCTTGAGGCGGCGATTGTCCAGGGGCTGAGCGATCCGGCCACCGGCCAGCCACTGATCGAACCTGATCTTGCCCGCAATATTGGCGAACACGTTGCCGCCCTCGTGGCCGAACGGGGCCCCTCCGCGCCGCCGCTCGCCCTGATCGTCCAGCCCCGCGCGCGCCGTGCGCTGGCGGGTCTGCTCAAGCTGCGAGCGCCCTCGTGCCTCGTCATTTCCATCGCCGAACTGCCGGCGAGCCAGCCGATTGAGGTGGTCGCCGTGATTGGCGCGCCAGCCACCCCCGCTCTTCCCCAACCGGAGATTCTTGCCGCATGA
- a CDS encoding Crp/Fnr family transcriptional regulator — MTACDTCVVRNRAICSSLDSNELETLNTIGRRRTLAPGESLIWEGEDSVLVANVIDGVLKLSTGTEDGREQIVGVVYPSDFIGRPFGSTTGHGVTALTEAKVCVFSRRDFDAFAREHPALEHKLLQRTLGELDRTRRWMLLLGRKSAGERVASFIVEMSERLVEQGCQGTHDQPLKRFSLPFSRQQIADVLGLTIETVSRQFTRLKSEGLVDLPSRREVEILDREGLIAEAG, encoded by the coding sequence ATGACTGCGTGCGATACCTGTGTTGTCCGGAACCGGGCTATCTGTTCCTCGCTCGATTCCAACGAGTTGGAAACGCTCAACACTATTGGTCGCCGCCGCACGCTGGCCCCGGGTGAATCACTGATCTGGGAGGGCGAGGATTCGGTGCTCGTCGCCAATGTGATCGACGGCGTGCTCAAACTTTCGACCGGGACCGAAGACGGACGCGAACAGATTGTCGGCGTGGTTTACCCGTCCGATTTCATTGGCCGCCCCTTTGGCTCGACCACCGGTCACGGCGTTACCGCGCTGACCGAAGCCAAGGTCTGCGTCTTCAGCCGCCGCGATTTCGATGCCTTTGCGCGCGAGCATCCGGCGCTGGAACACAAGCTGCTGCAACGAACCCTTGGTGAACTCGACCGGACGCGGCGCTGGATGCTGCTGCTTGGCCGCAAATCGGCCGGGGAGCGGGTCGCAAGCTTTATCGTCGAAATGTCGGAACGGCTGGTAGAACAGGGCTGCCAGGGCACCCATGACCAGCCGCTGAAGCGCTTTTCTCTGCCGTTCTCGCGCCAGCAGATCGCAGACGTGCTGGGGCTGACGATCGAAACCGTCAGCCGCCAGTTCACGCGTCTCAAGTCCGAAGGACTGGTGGACCTGCCCTCGCGGCGCGAAGTGGAAATCCTCGACCGCGAGGGGCTGATCGCCGAAGCGGGTTAG
- a CDS encoding lytic transglycosylase domain-containing protein — protein sequence MGQASIIANTAAAPTGARPEVQAAIARAAQATGVDFSYLLAQARLESSLDPAARATTSSAAGLYQFTGGTWLQTLEKHGAAHGAGWADTAIEAGRVSDPMLRQQVLALRHDPDLSARMAAELARDNRAALLPVLGREPDAAELYLAHFLGAGGATKFLTALSADPAQNAAMLLPEAAAANRAIFYEGGQPRSLGGVMGLLRDKVDRAMDAPTEAAPWSTAALVAEREPLGAPELGSSQRPSISATLASTFALGPGGDAPAHIRAAYGKLKAFGL from the coding sequence TTGGGCCAGGCCAGTATCATTGCCAACACCGCCGCAGCGCCAACTGGCGCACGGCCCGAAGTTCAGGCTGCGATTGCCCGCGCTGCGCAGGCGACGGGAGTCGACTTCTCTTATCTTCTTGCTCAGGCGCGGCTTGAATCGAGCCTCGATCCCGCAGCCCGTGCCACCACGTCGAGCGCGGCCGGGCTCTATCAGTTTACTGGCGGCACCTGGCTGCAGACGCTGGAAAAGCATGGCGCGGCCCATGGTGCGGGCTGGGCGGACACGGCAATCGAAGCGGGCCGGGTCAGCGACCCCATGCTGCGCCAGCAAGTGCTGGCGCTGCGTCACGATCCCGACCTGTCGGCACGGATGGCGGCCGAACTCGCCCGTGATAACCGCGCTGCGCTGCTGCCGGTGCTGGGACGCGAGCCCGATGCGGCCGAGCTCTATCTGGCCCACTTCCTGGGAGCGGGCGGCGCAACCAAGTTCCTGACTGCACTTTCAGCCGATCCGGCGCAAAATGCCGCCATGTTGCTGCCCGAGGCGGCTGCCGCCAACCGGGCGATCTTTTATGAAGGCGGCCAGCCCCGCTCGCTTGGCGGGGTGATGGGCCTGCTGCGCGACAAGGTTGATCGCGCAATGGACGCGCCGACGGAAGCCGCGCCCTGGTCGACTGCCGCGCTGGTGGCAGAACGCGAGCCGTTGGGCGCGCCAGAGCTGGGTAGCAGCCAGCGCCCCTCAATCTCGGCCACCCTCGCCAGCACTTTCGCGCTGGGACCGGGCGGTGACGCCCCGGCTCATATCCGTGCCGCCTATGGCAAATTGAAGGCATTCGGGCTGTGA
- the ccoO gene encoding cytochrome-c oxidase, cbb3-type subunit II: MTANATDAPKEDWRRHKKMERNVALFGLAAFAAVTIGGIVEIAPLFWIDNTIEKVDGMRPYTPLEQAGRDIYVREGCYVCHSQMIRPFRDEVERYGHYSLAAESMYDRPFQWGSKRTGPDLARVGGRYSDEWHVQHLKDPRAVVPESVMPTYAFLADRDLDAGDPSATLTALYRAGTPYTKEQIAKADADLRLQADPMGDAADLNKRYPKAQVRDFDGKPDRLTEMDALVAYLQMLGTLVDVNSAAAQEDLAKEKGR, encoded by the coding sequence ATGACTGCAAACGCAACCGACGCCCCCAAGGAAGACTGGCGGCGCCACAAGAAGATGGAACGCAACGTCGCGCTGTTCGGCCTCGCTGCCTTTGCGGCGGTGACGATCGGCGGGATCGTGGAAATCGCCCCGCTGTTCTGGATCGACAACACGATCGAAAAGGTGGACGGGATGCGCCCCTACACCCCGCTCGAGCAGGCCGGGCGCGACATCTATGTCCGCGAAGGCTGCTATGTCTGCCACAGCCAGATGATCCGCCCGTTCCGCGACGAGGTGGAACGGTACGGTCACTACAGCCTGGCGGCGGAATCGATGTATGACCGGCCGTTCCAGTGGGGCTCAAAGCGCACGGGTCCGGACCTGGCGCGCGTCGGCGGGCGCTATTCGGATGAATGGCACGTCCAGCATCTGAAGGATCCGCGCGCCGTGGTGCCGGAATCGGTCATGCCGACCTATGCCTTCCTGGCCGATCGCGATCTGGATGCCGGCGATCCCAGCGCCACGCTGACCGCGCTCTACCGGGCCGGCACGCCCTATACCAAGGAGCAGATCGCCAAGGCCGATGCCGACCTCAGGCTGCAAGCCGATCCGATGGGCGACGCGGCTGACCTGAACAAGCGCTATCCCAAGGCCCAGGTCCGCGACTTCGATGGCAAGCCCGACCGGCTGACGGAAATGGATGCGCTGGTGGCCTACCTGCAGATGCTGGGCACGCTGGTCGATGTCAACAGCGCCGCCGCGCAGGAGGATCTGGCCAAGGAGAAGGGCCGGTGA
- a CDS encoding OmpW/AlkL family protein yields MKKLTVSALLGACAIIAATPAQAGSTDGKVQVKLLATGVLPDGKITALENNAIGLPAGSQTSANDNVVPTIAIEYFASDNVSIETICCLTQHKVGGEGAIAGAKILEHVLILPATVTLKYHLDAGPIKPYVGVGPSIFFYIDEKPGATTAALGGTKVKLDNKFGVALQVGVDIPLGDKGFGLSLDAKKYFMSTRLHVSNAAGVEVLTTKHKLDPWVLSGGVSYRF; encoded by the coding sequence ATGAAGAAACTGACTGTCTCCGCCCTGCTGGGCGCCTGCGCGATCATCGCCGCGACTCCGGCCCAAGCCGGTAGCACCGACGGCAAGGTCCAGGTCAAGCTGCTCGCCACCGGCGTACTGCCCGATGGCAAAATCACCGCGCTGGAAAACAACGCCATCGGCCTGCCCGCCGGCAGCCAGACCAGCGCCAACGACAACGTCGTGCCGACCATCGCGATCGAATACTTCGCCTCCGACAACGTCTCGATCGAGACGATCTGCTGCCTGACGCAGCACAAGGTTGGCGGTGAAGGTGCGATTGCCGGGGCCAAGATCCTTGAACACGTCCTGATCCTGCCCGCCACGGTTACGCTGAAGTATCACCTCGATGCCGGCCCGATTAAGCCCTACGTGGGCGTGGGGCCATCGATCTTCTTCTACATCGACGAAAAGCCCGGTGCGACTACTGCGGCACTCGGCGGCACCAAGGTGAAGCTCGACAACAAGTTCGGTGTGGCGCTGCAGGTCGGCGTCGACATTCCGCTGGGCGACAAGGGCTTTGGTCTTAGCCTGGATGCCAAGAAGTACTTCATGAGCACCCGCCTGCACGTGTCCAATGCTGCTGGCGTGGAAGTGCTGACAACCAAGCACAAGCTTGATCCGTGGGTCCTGAGCGGCGGCGTTTCCTACCGCTTCTAA
- the ccoP gene encoding cytochrome-c oxidase, cbb3-type subunit III yields the protein MANADQLPASAGPRIDEATGVETVGHSWDGIEELNNPLPRWWLWTLYATIFFAIGYMIVYPAWPMLNKGTEGLWGWSSRGQLDQEMKAEDARRAGTLAALAATPVEELASKPDLMRAAINGGRAAFRVNCVQCHGSGAAGSKGYPNLRDDDWLWGGTIKDIETTLINGIRQPGNDATRQSLMPNFGKDGILPPADIAAVADHVLSLSGKAAPNARGAQLFAENCAACHGADAKGGRQFGAPNLADAIWLYGGKREQVMGSIHQAHAGVMPAWGGKLDPVTIKMLAAYVHSLGGGEDFVAAPAAAPAAAPATGEANAQP from the coding sequence ATGGCCAACGCTGATCAATTGCCGGCCTCCGCCGGCCCCCGCATCGATGAAGCAACCGGGGTCGAAACCGTTGGCCATAGCTGGGACGGGATCGAGGAACTCAACAACCCGCTGCCGCGTTGGTGGCTGTGGACGCTCTACGCCACGATCTTCTTCGCGATCGGCTACATGATCGTCTACCCGGCCTGGCCAATGCTTAACAAGGGCACCGAGGGCCTATGGGGCTGGTCCAGCCGCGGGCAGCTCGACCAGGAGATGAAAGCCGAGGACGCCCGCCGCGCCGGGACCCTCGCCGCGCTTGCCGCAACACCGGTCGAAGAACTGGCCAGCAAGCCCGACCTGATGCGGGCTGCAATCAACGGCGGCCGCGCCGCCTTCCGTGTCAATTGCGTGCAGTGCCACGGTTCGGGCGCGGCGGGCAGCAAGGGCTATCCCAACCTGCGCGACGACGATTGGCTGTGGGGCGGCACCATCAAGGACATCGAGACCACCTTGATCAACGGCATCCGCCAGCCCGGCAATGACGCGACGCGCCAAAGCCTGATGCCGAACTTCGGCAAGGACGGGATCTTGCCCCCGGCTGACATCGCTGCGGTGGCCGATCATGTCCTGTCGCTTTCTGGCAAGGCCGCGCCCAACGCGCGCGGTGCGCAGCTCTTTGCCGAGAACTGCGCCGCCTGCCACGGCGCCGATGCCAAGGGCGGCCGCCAGTTCGGCGCGCCCAACCTGGCCGACGCGATCTGGCTTTACGGCGGCAAGCGAGAACAGGTGATGGGCAGCATCCACCAGGCCCACGCCGGGGTGATGCCGGCTTGGGGCGGCAAGCTTGATCCGGTGACGATCAAGATGCTGGCCGCCTATGTCCACTCGCTGGGCGGCGGTGAGGATTTCGTGGCGGCACCTGCTGCCGCGCCGGCCGCAGCTCCTGCGACAGGGGAGGCCAATGCTCAGCCCTGA
- a CDS encoding sigma-70 family RNA polymerase sigma factor, protein MIQDHNSLKAAGAYRCATTDRVRRFMPMVRRLAWHVHGSGRAGIELEDLIQAGLVALTEAAQRHAGPGEDGFAAYAKIRVRGAMVDLIRRAVPISRGGIERRRQLADQQTVLRGQLGREPTAAELAEGLGVTADELAALRGSSEPLRFEPIDAVYSDHDPAFADERPDSHNILETQELREALAGALANLPERLQLVMQLYFVEELNLAEIAATLDVSIPRVHQLKAQALDKLRAELGGQFDIV, encoded by the coding sequence ATGATCCAGGATCACAACAGCCTGAAAGCTGCTGGCGCCTATCGCTGCGCCACGACCGACCGCGTCCGCCGCTTCATGCCCATGGTCCGGCGGCTGGCCTGGCATGTCCACGGCTCGGGCCGCGCCGGAATCGAACTCGAAGACCTGATCCAGGCTGGTCTCGTCGCCCTCACCGAAGCGGCGCAGCGCCATGCCGGACCCGGCGAGGACGGCTTTGCCGCCTACGCGAAGATCCGGGTGCGCGGGGCGATGGTAGACCTGATCCGCCGCGCCGTTCCGATCTCACGCGGCGGGATCGAACGACGGCGGCAACTGGCCGACCAGCAGACGGTGCTGCGCGGGCAATTGGGGCGCGAGCCGACTGCCGCCGAACTGGCCGAAGGACTAGGCGTTACCGCCGACGAGCTGGCGGCACTGCGCGGCAGCAGCGAGCCCTTGCGGTTTGAGCCAATTGATGCAGTCTATTCCGACCACGATCCCGCCTTTGCCGATGAGCGGCCAGACAGTCACAACATCCTTGAAACGCAGGAGTTGCGCGAGGCGCTGGCCGGAGCATTGGCGAACCTACCGGAGCGGCTGCAACTGGTCATGCAACTTTATTTCGTGGAGGAGCTGAACCTGGCCGAAATCGCCGCCACGCTGGATGTATCGATCCCCCGTGTTCACCAGCTCAAGGCCCAGGCGCTCGACAAGCTGCGCGCCGAACTGGGCGGGCAGTTCGATATCGTCTAG